TCATCCCGTCCTTTTAAAGTAAACAGGGTTAGCACACGTTCCGGCTCAAGTTCTAACAATGACTCCACTGAATGAACGCCATAATAATATTCCGGTTTTGCCATGCATGACCTCTAACAACGTTTGAGCAAAAAAATAAAAATCCTGCAAAGCCAACTTCACAGGATTTCTTTGGACATAGTGTACCCGATTTGAATAGGAATTTCTTAGCCTTCTAAATGGCACACATAATCGAGGACTTCATCAGTTTCGATTTTAAAAAGACTATTACCAGGCACATAAAATGATTGGCCTGCACGGAACAACTCACTTTCAGTGCTGTCCGCAATCGTTACGCGACATTCGCCTGAAATAATTTCCATACGCTCAGGAACATGCGTCTCAAAAGTTAAAGCCTGCTCAGTCGGCAAAATAACACCTAATGTTTTTTTAGTTCCATCTTCAAATTGCACGGTATGGCTAATACAAGCTCCGCCAAAATAAACGTTTGATTTTTTGATGACCGTTACATGATCAAATTGGGTTGAACTCATGCACACTCTCCAGATAATGCCGTATTTATATAAATTATGATGAATGTAGTTTAATTGTGCCTAAATAACTAATCAATCAGTTTTCATACGGATAGACTTGTAATTTCCACTGCTCTGCCTGAATTTTTTTGGCAAAAGCATGAGGTAAGTTAATCTCAATATTTCGACTAGTAGACACAATTGCATCGTATCTGCAAACTTCGACCTGATTTTCATCTAGGAGTATCCAACACACTTTCTGCGCGGTTGGATGAGCAACTGCTGTAGCAATTACCGGTGAACCGTCATTCATCCCTACATGAAAACTTTCACTGTCGTTTTGCATTAACGCCAGATCATAAGCTGGAAAATCGATAGCCTCCGGATCAAATTGCTGACTGTCGTGTATCAGCACACTTTGTTTTAAGGTCGGCCAAATACAGTAACGCAAATAATGCTGATCCATCACCCGGTTATCCAGATAACGTCCGGTGGCAACATAATCTCTGATATGTGCTTCAATATTATGAAAAATCCCCGTACATCCGGCCCACATTCCAGCCAAAACCAACTCAGTATGAGAATAATTATCTCGCATCAAGTGAAACCATTTATCACTTTTGAGCCATGCATCTACAGCCGCTTTTTCACGATGCGACACAATAGAGTCGGCATCTCGTATCAAAAAACGCTTAATTGTCGGGTCATCCATCACCAAAAAGCGCCAAAACAGGCCAGATAGTTGTTTCTGAGAATCTGTAACTTGGATGACTTGTGCACCTTTCTCTTTTAAGCGCTGTTGTACAAGTACTGGCACACTTTCATCGACATAAAATCGACATGTCCATTCTGGATAAATCTGTTTGGCAAGCTGAGTATTTAAAATAGAGGTTTCACAATAACGGGGGTTCGCTCCAAATAATGAAAAAGCAATAATATTCTCTTGAGGATTTGCACTAAACTCAGGTGGTGCATGATCCGGAATCGATAAGATAGGTTCGCTCTTCGCTAATTCTTTTTTAGTTGCAATTGCCAAGCGCCCAAATTTAATCGTTTCTTCTTTTTTATTTAAATGGTGGCAAACTTCTGTAAGTCCATCATATAAGTTCGTATTTACGTTAGCTCCACTGGCCTGAATCGCTTGTAAATAATGTTGATAGGCATCGTTATAACGGCCTAAGCGTAATTCGGTATAAGCTAAATCTGACAAGGCACCTGGATGCTTAGGAACTAAGCTAACAGCTTGTTTAACATGTTGATAAGCTTTGGCATAATTCCCTTGTGCTGCGGCTTGTTTAAATGCATTAAAATGCTGATTTAAAATTTTATTCATTTCCGCAGGGTTGTTTTTTTTATGGCGGTTCATCATCCCTATTGGTGGTTTCGGTAAGCTTAATGTTTTTTTCATTGTAAATATCCGCAATCTTGCTGTTCTATAATTTCAGTTAGAATAATAGATCACTTGTAGCAAATTCAAAACTTCTCTATCTTTAACCCATAATTTGGCGCGTTGGATGCGTTTATGCTCACACATTTAACTTTAATTAATTTTGCATTAGCTGATCATTTGGCTATTGATATAGAACAAGGATTTAATGTTCTAACAGGCGAAACAGGTGCCGGAAAATCATTATTACTGGATGCACTCTCTGCCTGCCTCGGGGAACGTACAGATACAAATTATGTCCGTTATGGTTCGGACAAAGCGGATATTACCGCTGTTTTTACCTATCAAAATAATAGTCCTGAAGCAAAATGGCTCCAAGACCACGAGCTAGATGATGATTCTGGGGAAATTCATTTACGTCGTGTTATTTTTGCAACTGGACGCAGCAAAGCTTGGGTCAATGGACGTCCAAGTAGCCTATCTGAACTTAAAGAGTTAGGACGCTTGCTGGTTCAACTCTATAGTCAACATAGTCAGCAACAACTTCTTGAACCGCCTTATCCAAAGCATTGGTTAGACCGTTATAACAATTTTTATGCTGAAGCAAATGATGTACGTGAAGCTTACAGCACATGGCAACGTACCATTCGTTTGCACCAAGCGGCTCTAGATGCACAAGCAACTCGTCTACAACGCATTGGTACTTTAGAACATCAAATTGAAGAACTCGAAGAGGTCATTCAAACCGACTATAAAGAAATTGAGCAAGAGTTTGATCGGCTAAGTCATCATGAACATATCATGCAAGACTGTAGCTATAGCTTAAATGTTTTAGATGAAGCTGAGCAGAATATTACTCAAGAAATGTCTTCGATTATTCGCCGTCTAGAGTCTCACGCGGGGCGTAGCGAACAACTTTCTGAGATTTATAATTCTTTACTCAATGCTCAAAGTGAAATAGATGATGCAACAGCAAACTTGCGTCAATTTATTGATCGTCAAAGCTTTGACCCTGAACGAATGGAAGAACTTAACTCTAAACTTGAAGTTTTCCATCGTTTGGCTCGTAAATACCGCACTCAACCGGAAACACTTAAAGAAGAATATGAAGCTTGGCAGAGTGAGCTTGAGCAACTACATCAGCTTGAAGATCCAGAAACATTGGCAGAACAAGTTGAAAAGTCGCATGAAGAGTTCTTAGAGAAAGCTCAGCATTTAGACCATATTCGTCGTGAAGCTGCTGCTCCGCTTGCTAAACAATTAACTGAACAGGTTAAACCTTTAGCACTACCGGAGGCACACTTCGAGTTTAAGTTTGAGCCATTAGAGCAACCTACCGCTGAAGGCTTAAGTTTTATTCAGCTTCTATTTACGGCCAACAAAGGTATTCCACCACAACCACTAGCACGCGTCGCTTCAGGTGGAGAACTTTCACGTATTGCATTAGTTATGCAAGTCATGAATGCTGAAAAAACCGAAGCAGAAGTGTTGGTGTTTGATGAAATTGATGTCGGGATTAGTGGTGGAACCGCAGAAGTTGTGGGACGTTTACTTGCCGATTTAGCCCAACATGTTCAGCTCTTATGTATTACGCACCAAGCACAAGTTGCAGCACAGTCTGATCAGCATTTATTAGTGAAGAAACAACAAACTGACCCAGCCAGCAGTACAATTGTGGAACTAGACGAAAATCAAATCATTTTCGAGTTAGCACGTATGTCAGGCGGTGTTGAAATTAATGAAACAACCTTGCAACATGCAAAACAATTACGCCAACTTAAATTTCAGGCTTCTTCAAATTAATAAAGAAAATGAGTGAAAAAGATTGGCGAAATCCGATTAACTCTTGTATGTTGATAAAAAGAACCTATATAGATAAAAGGGTCGAGAGGCCCTCTAATGACATTTTTTGAGGGAGAACCGCTTAGGTGACCAAACAATATCTGACTCACCGTTGTCTGATTGCCCCGCCAGAAATGGCAGATGACTTTTTTGCAAACACTGTAATTTATCTTGCCCGTCATGATGAAGAAGGTGCTCAAGGCATTATTATTAATCGTCCTTCCGGTATCCAAATTAAAGAATTACTCAATGATCTCGACATTGAAGCAGACAATGTAAACCCACATGCGGTTTTACAAGGTGGCCCATTACGTCCCGAAGCTGGATTTGTTCTTCATACCGGACAACCAACATGGCATTCATCTATTGCTGTAGGTGAAAATGTTTGTATTACCACCAGTAAAGATATTCTGGATGCGATTGCCCATAATGAAGGCGTCGGTCGATATCAGATTGCTCTAGGCTATGCGAGCTGGAGCAAAAATCAGTTAGAAGATGAGATTACGCGTGGTGATTGGCTGATTTGTGATGCCGATATGGATCTAATTTTTAACCTACCTTACGACGACCGTTGGGATGCAGCTTATAAAAAAATCGGTGTAGATCGTGCGTGGTTAGCTTCTGAAATCGGACACGCTTAATGACCGAGACACCATCAAAATCGATTATGGCTTTTGACTTTGGTACTCAAAAAATGGGAATGGCGATTGGCCAGTCTTCAATTGAAAGTGCCAATCCCCTCCCTCTTTTTGTGATGAAAGATGGTATTCCAAACTGGGATCAGCTATTAAAAATCGTGAAAGAATGGCAACCTGATTTATTTTTGGTTGGTTTGCCTTTAAA
This genomic stretch from Acinetobacter pittii harbors:
- a CDS encoding YqgE/AlgH family protein, with protein sequence MTKQYLTHRCLIAPPEMADDFFANTVIYLARHDEEGAQGIIINRPSGIQIKELLNDLDIEADNVNPHAVLQGGPLRPEAGFVLHTGQPTWHSSIAVGENVCITTSKDILDAIAHNEGVGRYQIALGYASWSKNQLEDEITRGDWLICDADMDLIFNLPYDDRWDAAYKKIGVDRAWLASEIGHA
- a CDS encoding tetratricopeptide repeat protein, with protein sequence MKKTLSLPKPPIGMMNRHKKNNPAEMNKILNQHFNAFKQAAAQGNYAKAYQHVKQAVSLVPKHPGALSDLAYTELRLGRYNDAYQHYLQAIQASGANVNTNLYDGLTEVCHHLNKKEETIKFGRLAIATKKELAKSEPILSIPDHAPPEFSANPQENIIAFSLFGANPRYCETSILNTQLAKQIYPEWTCRFYVDESVPVLVQQRLKEKGAQVIQVTDSQKQLSGLFWRFLVMDDPTIKRFLIRDADSIVSHREKAAVDAWLKSDKWFHLMRDNYSHTELVLAGMWAGCTGIFHNIEAHIRDYVATGRYLDNRVMDQHYLRYCIWPTLKQSVLIHDSQQFDPEAIDFPAYDLALMQNDSESFHVGMNDGSPVIATAVAHPTAQKVCWILLDENQVEVCRYDAIVSTSRNIEINLPHAFAKKIQAEQWKLQVYPYEN
- a CDS encoding pyrimidine/purine nucleoside phosphorylase, whose product is MSSTQFDHVTVIKKSNVYFGGACISHTVQFEDGTKKTLGVILPTEQALTFETHVPERMEIISGECRVTIADSTESELFRAGQSFYVPGNSLFKIETDEVLDYVCHLEG
- the recN gene encoding DNA repair protein RecN, which produces MLTHLTLINFALADHLAIDIEQGFNVLTGETGAGKSLLLDALSACLGERTDTNYVRYGSDKADITAVFTYQNNSPEAKWLQDHELDDDSGEIHLRRVIFATGRSKAWVNGRPSSLSELKELGRLLVQLYSQHSQQQLLEPPYPKHWLDRYNNFYAEANDVREAYSTWQRTIRLHQAALDAQATRLQRIGTLEHQIEELEEVIQTDYKEIEQEFDRLSHHEHIMQDCSYSLNVLDEAEQNITQEMSSIIRRLESHAGRSEQLSEIYNSLLNAQSEIDDATANLRQFIDRQSFDPERMEELNSKLEVFHRLARKYRTQPETLKEEYEAWQSELEQLHQLEDPETLAEQVEKSHEEFLEKAQHLDHIRREAAAPLAKQLTEQVKPLALPEAHFEFKFEPLEQPTAEGLSFIQLLFTANKGIPPQPLARVASGGELSRIALVMQVMNAEKTEAEVLVFDEIDVGISGGTAEVVGRLLADLAQHVQLLCITHQAQVAAQSDQHLLVKKQQTDPASSTIVELDENQIIFELARMSGGVEINETTLQHAKQLRQLKFQASSN